The Gloeobacter morelensis MG652769 genome contains the following window.
GGAGGCAACTTGTACTTGCGGGCAAGGTCGAATACCGTTGCGTTCCCTTTCAACAGGTCGAGAACAACCTTGACTTTGCGCCGGGGTGTCCAGTACTCGAAATTGCGCTCGGTTCCAGTGTTGTTTAATGAAGTGAGCATGATCTGTCACTCGGTTGAGGGTTGTTTTTTGATTTTTGAATCCGACGGGCATACTTCGCCTATAAGCCAGAAGTTTAGCTTTTTTCAGTGCCACGTCCACGCGCATAGCGACTTGCAGTCTCCTGGGCTTCTTTGACCGTGTGCGAGTGTACGGCTGCAGCGGCAATGCCTCGGTTGAGCACCGCCAGCCAGCCAGGCAGCGGTCTGAAAAAATCGACAAACAACACCACCCGAGGGCGCGGATCCAGATTCCAGACTTCGTGCTCGAAGGTGTCGTCGAATATCAAACTTTTTCCTTCTTTCCAACAGCGGACTTCGTTGTCGACGCGCAGGGCGCACGTTTCGTTTTCCACCGGTACCTTCAAGCCCAAGTGATAGCGCAGTACGCCCTTGTAGGGGCCTTGGTGGGTAGGAATGCGGGCGTTGCCGTCCAGAATCGAAAACATCGCCAGATTCATCCCCGGAATGCGCCGCAGCAGCGCGGCGGTCTGCGGGAAGCGTTCGCAGTTCTCTTCTACTCGGCGGCCGTAGAAATAGAACATAAACGTCTTCCATCGCGTCCCGGCAAAAACAGACTGCCGCTCGGACAGGCTCGCCCAATCCGGTATGCGCTCCGGCTCGGCGAGCGCCGCGTCGAGATCCCGGCGAATGATCCGCCAGGCACTCTCGATTTCGCCCACCCAGGCGAAGCGCTCGGTCTCAAAAAATCGCCGATCGGCATCGGGACAAAACCGCTCGATCAGCCTGTGTTGTAGGTTGACGAAGGGCTGGGGTTTTGACGAAAGAACTTCGTTCATTTGCGATCCTTTTTGTACATATAAAAACTAACAAGCCGACGCATCAAGCTCCACTCGGCCCAACGGAGTTTGAGCGGCTGCCACAGCAAGGCAGGTACATAGCGCCAGAATCTGGGAAATATTGCAAATGTTTGACTATCGATACGATCGGCGGTGGTGATCGGCTTGGGAAGCTGCCGGTTCCTCTCCTCTGCAAAAATGCGGTGGCGAAAGCGGAAGATGGCTTCGCGCTCCGCAGCGGTAGTGGCAATTTTGACGTGGATAGCCATGGATTCAACTGTGGAGAATGGCTGTGGGCAGAAATCGGCTGCACGGCTCCTGCAGGAGGTTTGCGCGCAGATGGTGGATGACCTGGGGGTGCTTGTGCCGGTGCTGGGCAACGGCTGCCTCCGGCAAGACCAGTAGATAAACTTCGCTCAGGGCGACCGCCTGCCCTACGGCGCAGCAGGAGGCCAAAATGCCTTCGGCACCGAAACATTCGCCGCTTGAGAGCACGTCGGGCGGCCGGTCAAAGTTGCCAGGGTAGTACAGCGCGACCGCACCGGAAGCGATGATGAAAAGCGACCCGAGCAGGTCTCCTCGCTGCACGATAATCTTGCCCGCCCGTACCCGGTGGAGGAGCGCGTGCTTGAGGAGCGCTCTGGCGTCCGCCTCGCTCAGCCCCTGCAGCATCCGGATGGCCCGTTCGGGAGGACCGCCCAAAAGCCGGCACATTTGGGACCACCGCCGTTCGGGCGACAGCGTCCGCGCGGGAGCAAATTCCGGCGGCGCGGGAAATTGCTCCGAAAACCAGGCGCCCTCCGAGGCGCGGTTGGCAAAGCGGCGCGCCTCGCGGGCGAAAGGAGAACCCACCGAGCGCAGGTG
Protein-coding sequences here:
- a CDS encoding cyclic nucleotide-binding domain-containing protein, which produces MVTQNQTLPQVKIATTDAEREAIFRFRYRIYIQEMNVWLPHTDHRRQHVCDRHDESALLFYIEDQGEVVATLRRNMVDIDNCHPEWREAFALERFAKVAPNTLSVSGRFMVASRFRHSSMAARLAIAAYRHGREEGVRFDFLLSRFHQIEMYEHLGYRRYVNNYLDVNHAFGLMAPMVCVGEDVEHLRSVGSPFAREARRFANRASEGAWFSEQFPAPPEFAPARTLSPERRWSQMCRLLGGPPERAIRMLQGLSEADARALLKHALLHRVRAGKIIVQRGDLLGSLFIIASGAVALYYPGNFDRPPDVLSSGECFGAEGILASCCAVGQAVALSEVYLLVLPEAAVAQHRHKHPQVIHHLRANLLQEPCSRFLPTAILHS
- a CDS encoding aspartyl/asparaginyl beta-hydroxylase domain-containing protein, producing the protein MNEVLSSKPQPFVNLQHRLIERFCPDADRRFFETERFAWVGEIESAWRIIRRDLDAALAEPERIPDWASLSERQSVFAGTRWKTFMFYFYGRRVEENCERFPQTAALLRRIPGMNLAMFSILDGNARIPTHQGPYKGVLRYHLGLKVPVENETCALRVDNEVRCWKEGKSLIFDDTFEHEVWNLDPRPRVVLFVDFFRPLPGWLAVLNRGIAAAAVHSHTVKEAQETASRYARGRGTEKS